Part of the Nitrosophilus alvini genome, GGTATGTTCTATACATCAAATATAAGTGTTGATCAGTATTGGTGGTGGTGGGTTATCCACCTTTGGGTTGAAGCTACCTGGGAAGTTTTCGTGGCTTGTGTCGGTGGTTACATGCTAATGAAAACACTTGGTGCTAACAGACAAGTTGTTGAGATGTGGCTATGGATCGAAGTAGCTATGATGTTCGGATCAGGTATACTCGGACTCGGACACCACTACTTCTGGATCGGAACTCCTGAATACTGGTGGGAGATAGGTGCACTTTTCTCTGCTCTTGAGCCTGTTCCTTTGGTAGGTCTATTTGTTCACGTACTTTATGACTGGGGTAAAGAGAGAGGAAAAGGAAACAATATCAAAAATACGCCTGCTTTTGCATGGTTGACTGTTGAAACATTCGGTAACTTCCTTGGTGCCGGTGTATGGGGATTTATGCACACATTGCCTCAGATAAACCTTTATACACACGGAACTCAGTGGCCGGCTGCTCACGGACACCTTGCTTTCTTCGGTGCTTATGCAGCTATCCTTATCGGTATGTTCTATATGGCAGTTCAGGGAAAACATGGTATAAAAGAGATGAGAATGAGTACAGCTACAAAATGGTCAATCTCTTTGATAACCGGCGGTGTGCTTATCATGACAGTCTCTTTGACACTTTCTGCATATGTTCAGACTATGGTTGAGAGAGGACAGTTTGGTGCTACCTGGGAAGGCTATTTTATATCCCAGGCTCAGGTATGGTTTGTTCAGGGACTTGGCTGGAGACTTGCAGCTGGTTTAGCCGTATTTGTAGGTTTTGTTCTTTTGGTTTATGATTTGATCACAATAGCGAAAAAGCAAAAAGCTGTAGCTGCTGAAGCAGAAGCGGAAGCTGTTCCGGCATGATAAAAATAATTGATTAGTTTCATAAACCGTTTAAATAAACAAAAAGGAGGAAATTGCTATGATTGAACCTTGTACTGATGTTGTATGCAGTATATGGTCCATTTTGAACCAGGGTCCTATGACTCTGACCATATTCTTGCATACACTTATAGTCCTACCTATGGTATGGCTATATTTTGATGAAAAGAAAAAGTTGCAAAGAGGTGAATAGCCTCTTTGCTGATATGTAGGGGCGCAGGGGAAAATTTAATCCCAAATCAAGGAGCCAAAATGAAGCTAAAAGTAGGATTGAGTGCTGTATTAGCAGTAGGACTGTTGTCAGGAATGACTACAACTGCAAGTGCAAGTGTGAAACTCTCTAAAGAAGAGATGAAGAAGGCTACGCAGATCTATTTTGATAGATGTGCTGGCTGTCACGGTATGCTTAGAAAAGGTGCTCTTGGGCCAAATCTTCTTCCTGAAAAGACTAGATCTATGGGAACAGAAGTTCTTGCTACTATCATTTACGGCGGAACTCCGGGCGGTATGCCTGACTGGGGTGCATCTGGCGAAATGTCAAAAGAAGAGACTGAACTAATGGCGAAATTTATCCAGCTAGACCCTGTAAGCCCTCCTGAAAAGAGTATGGCTGACATGAAAAAAAGCTGGAAAGTATTTGTTCCTGTAGATAAAAGACCTAAAAAGCCTGAGACTAAAAGAAACTGGCAAAACTATTTCGGCGTTGTTATGAGAGATGTGGGTAAGGTTGCAATTATCGACGGCGATACAAAAGAGCTTGTAAACATTGTTGATTCAGGTTTTGCGACTCACATACTTAGAACAAGTAAATCCGGAAGATATATGTATGCTATAGGTAGGGACGGTAAAGCTACTGTTATCGACCTATGGATGAAAAAGCCTAGAAACGTTGCTGAGATAAGAGTCTGTAACGATGCTAGAAGTATCGATACTTCAAAAGCAAAAGGTTATGAAGACAAATATGCTGTTGTAGGATGCTACTGGCCGCCTTCAATCGTTACTCTGAAAGGTGATACTCTTGAGCCGATCAAAATAGTCTCTACTGCAAGCTATTACTATGATACTGAAGAGTTTACAAGAGAAGCAAGGGTTGCTTCTATCGTTGCTGACCACCACAAGCCTGAGTGGGTTATAAACGTAAAAGAGACAGGACAGGTATGGCTTTATAACTATGCTGATCCAAATAACCCTAGAATTACAATGCTGGAATCTGAAAGATATCTTCATGACGGTGGATGGGATCTTTCAAAAAGA contains:
- a CDS encoding nitrite reductase; amino-acid sequence: MKLKVGLSAVLAVGLLSGMTTTASASVKLSKEEMKKATQIYFDRCAGCHGMLRKGALGPNLLPEKTRSMGTEVLATIIYGGTPGGMPDWGASGEMSKEETELMAKFIQLDPVSPPEKSMADMKKSWKVFVPVDKRPKKPETKRNWQNYFGVVMRDVGKVAIIDGDTKELVNIVDSGFATHILRTSKSGRYMYAIGRDGKATVIDLWMKKPRNVAEIRVCNDARSIDTSKAKGYEDKYAVVGCYWPPSIVTLKGDTLEPIKIVSTASYYYDTEEFTREARVASIVADHHKPEWVINVKETGQVWLYNYADPNNPRITMLESERYLHDGGWDLSKRYFLVAANARNKVVAVDTKEGKVEAIIPTSGVKPHPGRGANVDHPKYGPLWATGHIGSHHIDFIGTDPDNHPKNAWKIVKTIELPGDGGGNLFIKTHPNCNYLIADRPVNPDRKLQTQLYIIDKNKLEVVKTIKIPSKYTKARKVKVNGKTIEIKPRGPVHIEFNKDGSEFWVSVWGHKLVPSAILVYDSKTLKLKKAIEGDWVRTPTGKFNVYNTMKDIY
- a CDS encoding cbb3-type cytochrome c oxidase subunit I is translated as MWSSNARLYESQKIAVKYFTVAVALFGAQLLFGLIAAIQYLYPSFLFNTLDFSIARMVHINALVVWLLYAMIGSVYWLMPEETGIDVVGAKLANLAFYVLTAAVAVVVVVYIFVQVGPGNEMTTWLITEGREYIEAPRWADIGIVVVVLIFLGNVYATVIKAQKRTGIMTVLMADLLALAGLYLCGMFYTSNISVDQYWWWWVIHLWVEATWEVFVACVGGYMLMKTLGANRQVVEMWLWIEVAMMFGSGILGLGHHYFWIGTPEYWWEIGALFSALEPVPLVGLFVHVLYDWGKERGKGNNIKNTPAFAWLTVETFGNFLGAGVWGFMHTLPQINLYTHGTQWPAAHGHLAFFGAYAAILIGMFYMAVQGKHGIKEMRMSTATKWSISLITGGVLIMTVSLTLSAYVQTMVERGQFGATWEGYFISQAQVWFVQGLGWRLAAGLAVFVGFVLLVYDLITIAKKQKAVAAEAEAEAVPA